The DNA window ATTTGTACTGTGAAGTGAACCGACTTCCACAAGACTCGCATACTTGCTCAGGCGCATTAACTTGTTGATTCAATTTCGAAATAGGCTCGTCTAAGTGTGCAGTTCCCTCTGGAACCGGTTTGTCTTGCTTTAGACTCTTGAAGAACCTTTTGAGATCAAAACTACTTCCAATCCAGATCCCAATAACATTCAACGTTGCAAAAAACAATAGAAGAATCCCAGATCCAAATTCTTTGGATTGCATAGCGAAAATGATCACGAGAGTCAATCCTACCCACATTACTGTTGCAATCGTCCGCGCAATCCGTTTGTGAGGCTTCGACCAAATCGCAACAATAGTAATTATGCAAATCCCTCCGATTCCAGAAATGCTTCTGTTCGGCAAAACAATAAGACTAAGAATCATTCCTGCATTTGGAATTGTGCAGATCCAACGAAATAACCTATACATTGAATATATAGCCCCTTAGAAATCTGTAGAAGAGATATGTAAACATCATCGCTTTTTCTGTGACACAGATTGCTGTAAGTAGTTATTTGCTATCAAATCTGCTGCTATGGCAGTCTCTGAACTACGGTCATGGTGGAAATATTGAACACTCTCGTACCGACTTTCCAACGCTTTTACTTTATCGAAATACGGCTTTAGATTTGCTGCCTTTAGTCGATACACTCCGTTCAGATGACGTATGACTAGTTGACTATCCATCCAGACCTCTATCTCTTTCCTACAGTATGATGAGGCATTGTCGAGCGCATAAATGAGTCCAGAGTATTCGGCTTCATTTACACTCATTTCACCTAAATACTTACCAGATTCATGCAATTTATTTTTGAGATCTTTACTCCCATTGAGATAGAGAACACCACAGGCCGCCTTACCAAACTACTCCTTCCAGCGACATTAGCATCTGGAACTCGACAGCACGCATCACATACTACAATAAGCTTGGTTATTTTTACATTTGTAGATAGATTAGCGCTGTCCAGAAGTTACTCCTTCTTTCGTGCATTTTCAGTCGAAAAATAAGCCGTAAAAGCTCGAAATAAAAATGGTCGGAGCGACCCGATTTGAACGGGCGACCTCTCGCACCCCAAGCGAGTGCGCTACCAACTGCGCCACGCTCCGACAGCATACTTTCCTGCTTTCATAACGCGTCACCAGCGTGTTACGTTTTCCAAAGTAGACACGAACCAAGCTGATTTCAAGGGAAAAGTTTGAGCAAATCCGCCACGTCTTTGCGGACTTTTCCGATAAGCGTTCGAACACGGGCTTTGGAACTAATCTCGGTTGATTCCTCGCTTGAGCGTTTAAGCATCAGTTTTGCTCGCGTTCCATCGATGGTTAGCTTTTCTGTTTTGCGTAGATGATTGATTCGATTTATCAGTTCGATATCATGGGCTGTGTAGAGCCTGCTTCCACCCCGGTTCTTGCGCGGTTTGAGCGTCGGAAATTCTTTTTCCCAGAACCTGAGGACATAGGCCTCAAGACCAGTAATTTTTGCGACATCGCTTATTGAATAAAAGCGTTTGTCTTCGGTAGCAATTTTTGTCATGACCAT is part of the Candidatus Zixiibacteriota bacterium genome and encodes:
- a CDS encoding MerR family transcriptional regulator is translated as MTKIATEDKRFYSISDVAKITGLEAYVLRFWEKEFPTLKPRKNRGGSRLYTAHDIELINRINHLRKTEKLTIDGTRAKLMLKRSSEESTEISSKARVRTLIGKVRKDVADLLKLFP